A genomic window from Synechococcus sp. CBW1107 includes:
- the hisS gene encoding histidine--tRNA ligase yields the protein MDKLQSLRGMVDLLPEQMPLWQHVEALARSQFQRAGLREIRTPLLEVTELFARGIGEATDVVGKEMYTFQDRGERSCTLRPEGTASVVRAALQHGLLSQGPQRLWYTGPMFRYERPQAGRQRQFHQVGIEFLGFADPRSDAEAIAIAWDLLSELGVGGLALELNSLGDPADRAAYRTALVAWLEERRELLDAESRERISTNPLRILDSKNPDTQAVLAEAPLLIDSLSDASRERFEAVRRCLEALEIPYQLSPRLVRGLDYYTHTAFEITSSQLGAQGTVCGGGRYDGLIEQLGGAPTAAIGWAIGLERLVLLCAQRDAAEGALPTVPVPDVYVVSRGEAAERQALVLSRQLRQAGQMVELDLTGSAFGKQLKRADRCGAPWAVVIGEGEAEQGVVLLKDLRRSGRTPEEERLGPQELLRRLLCQ from the coding sequence GTGGACAAGCTGCAGAGCCTTCGGGGCATGGTCGATCTGCTTCCGGAGCAGATGCCGCTGTGGCAGCACGTGGAAGCCCTGGCCCGCTCGCAGTTCCAGCGGGCTGGTCTGAGGGAGATCCGCACGCCGTTGCTGGAGGTCACCGAGCTGTTTGCCCGCGGCATCGGCGAAGCCACCGATGTGGTGGGCAAGGAGATGTACACCTTCCAGGACCGTGGGGAGCGCAGCTGCACCCTGCGGCCCGAGGGCACCGCCTCGGTGGTGCGCGCCGCCCTGCAGCATGGCCTGCTCAGCCAGGGGCCCCAGCGCCTCTGGTACACGGGGCCGATGTTCCGCTACGAGCGTCCCCAGGCCGGGCGGCAGCGCCAGTTCCACCAGGTGGGGATCGAGTTTCTGGGATTTGCCGACCCCCGCAGCGATGCCGAAGCGATCGCGATCGCCTGGGACCTGCTCAGCGAGCTTGGGGTCGGCGGCCTGGCGCTGGAGCTCAATTCCCTCGGCGATCCCGCCGACCGTGCCGCCTACCGCACGGCCTTGGTCGCCTGGCTGGAGGAGCGCCGCGAGCTGCTCGATGCGGAATCCAGGGAGCGGATCAGCACCAATCCCCTGCGCATCCTCGACAGCAAGAACCCTGACACCCAGGCCGTGCTGGCTGAGGCACCGCTGCTGATCGACAGCCTGAGCGACGCCAGCCGTGAGCGCTTCGAGGCGGTGCGCCGCTGCCTTGAGGCGCTGGAGATTCCGTACCAGCTCAGCCCCCGCCTGGTGCGGGGCCTCGACTACTACACCCACACGGCCTTCGAGATCACCAGCAGCCAGCTCGGGGCCCAGGGCACAGTCTGCGGCGGCGGTCGTTACGACGGCCTGATCGAGCAACTGGGCGGTGCTCCCACGGCGGCGATCGGCTGGGCGATCGGCCTCGAGCGGCTGGTGTTGCTGTGCGCCCAACGGGACGCGGCAGAGGGAGCGCTCCCTACGGTGCCGGTGCCGGATGTGTACGTGGTCAGCCGCGGCGAAGCGGCCGAACGCCAGGCGCTGGTGCTCTCCCGCCAGCTGCGCCAGGCCGGCCAGATGGTGGAGCTTGATCTCACCGGGTCCGCCTTCGGCAAGCAGCTCAAGCGGGCCGATCGCTGCGGGGCCCCCTGGGCTGTGGTGATCGGCGAGGGGGAAGCGGAGCAGGGGGTGGTGCTGCTCAAGGACCTGCGCCGCAGCGGTAGGACCCCCGAAGAGGAGCGACTGGGGCCGCAGGAGCTGCTAAGACGTCTTCTTTGCCAATGA